The Actinomadura sp. WMMB 499 genome includes a window with the following:
- a CDS encoding M17 family metallopeptidase, whose product MPIETRVRAADGTVSGTAAELGAEVAAVPVRSGPDGPVAPAAEIAGLLPFGLDELLSLHRAKGEAGEITSAHVPVDGRVRELLLYGVGEARPADLRKAGAALARRGRGRTALVAGVPDGDLAAFAEGALLASYRFTLGTPSGPGPLGELVVLTEAGPAAGADALERGTARARAAARARDLANTPSGEKDPSWLADQAAAVAADAGLGIRVRDEKELAEGGFGGLLAVGAGSARPPRLIELTYVPDGTPDRHVVLVGKGITFDTGGLQLKPSAGMTTMKTDMAGGGTVIAVMGALRALGVRARVTGLVAAAENMPSGSAMRPGDVITHFGGRTSEVLNTDAEGRLVLADALAYAAAGLDADAVVDVATLTGAAKVALGLRHGALFASDDALAAALTTAGDAAGEPLWRLPLVDDYRAALDSDVADLANLGRGGYGAGAITAALFLREFAGDRPWAHLDIAGPGRATSDDAEITRGATGYGTRLLLEWLA is encoded by the coding sequence ATGCCCATCGAAACCCGCGTCCGCGCAGCGGACGGCACCGTCTCCGGGACGGCCGCGGAACTCGGCGCGGAGGTCGCGGCGGTGCCCGTCCGCTCCGGCCCGGACGGGCCGGTCGCGCCCGCCGCGGAGATCGCCGGGCTCCTCCCGTTCGGCCTCGACGAGCTGCTGAGCCTGCACCGCGCCAAGGGCGAAGCGGGCGAGATCACGTCCGCGCACGTGCCGGTCGACGGCCGCGTCCGCGAACTCCTCCTGTACGGGGTGGGCGAGGCGCGCCCGGCCGACCTGCGCAAGGCCGGCGCCGCGCTGGCCCGCCGCGGCCGGGGACGGACCGCGCTGGTCGCGGGCGTCCCGGACGGCGACCTCGCCGCTTTCGCGGAGGGCGCGCTGCTCGCCTCCTACCGGTTCACGCTCGGCACCCCCTCCGGTCCCGGCCCCCTCGGCGAGCTGGTCGTGCTGACCGAGGCCGGTCCCGCGGCGGGCGCGGACGCCCTCGAGCGCGGCACCGCGCGCGCCCGCGCCGCCGCGCGCGCCCGCGACCTCGCCAACACGCCGTCCGGCGAGAAGGACCCCTCCTGGCTCGCCGACCAGGCCGCCGCCGTCGCCGCGGACGCCGGGCTCGGCATCCGGGTCCGGGACGAGAAGGAACTGGCCGAGGGCGGTTTCGGCGGCCTCCTCGCGGTCGGCGCCGGCTCGGCCCGGCCGCCGCGGCTGATCGAGCTGACGTACGTGCCGGACGGGACGCCCGACCGGCACGTCGTCCTCGTCGGCAAGGGCATCACGTTCGACACCGGCGGCCTGCAGCTCAAGCCCAGTGCGGGCATGACGACGATGAAGACCGACATGGCGGGCGGCGGCACCGTCATCGCGGTCATGGGCGCGCTGCGCGCCCTCGGCGTCCGCGCCCGCGTCACCGGCCTCGTCGCCGCCGCCGAGAACATGCCGTCGGGGTCGGCCATGCGGCCCGGCGACGTGATCACCCACTTCGGCGGGCGGACGTCGGAGGTGCTCAACACCGACGCCGAAGGGCGGCTCGTCCTCGCCGACGCGCTCGCCTACGCCGCCGCCGGGCTGGACGCCGACGCCGTCGTCGACGTCGCGACCCTCACCGGCGCCGCCAAGGTCGCGCTCGGCCTGCGGCACGGCGCGCTGTTCGCCTCCGACGACGCGCTCGCCGCGGCCCTCACCACCGCCGGCGACGCCGCCGGGGAACCGCTGTGGCGGCTCCCGCTCGTCGACGACTACCGCGCCGCGCTCGACTCCGACGTCGCCGACCTCGCCAACCTCGGGCGCGGCGGCTACGGCGCCGGCGCGATCACCGCCGCGCTCTTCCTGCGCGAGTTCGCCGGCGACCGCCCGTGGGCGCACCTGGACATCGCCGGCCCCGGCCGCGCGACGTCCGACGACGCCGAGATCACGCGCGGCGCCACCGGGTACGGCACCCGCCTCCTGCTGGAGTGGCTGGCGTAG
- a CDS encoding O-methyltransferase, whose amino-acid sequence MEDFHPEDEPIRDARRRGEEVGASPIGPAGGAALRFLATLIGARTVVEVGSGCGVSGVYLMRGMPADAVLTSVDIEPENQRLAKQAYREAGLGSFRTRMISGPALEVLPRLTDGAYDMVFCDAVKQEYPEYLTAALRLLRPGGVVAFDNALWHHRVADPQVRDPVTEAIRDVHRMIADDEGLVPLLLPVGDGLLCAVKRD is encoded by the coding sequence GTGGAGGATTTCCACCCCGAGGACGAGCCGATCCGGGACGCCCGGCGGCGCGGGGAGGAGGTCGGCGCGTCCCCGATCGGGCCCGCCGGCGGGGCGGCGCTGCGCTTCCTGGCGACCCTGATCGGCGCCCGGACGGTCGTGGAGGTCGGTTCCGGCTGCGGCGTGTCCGGCGTCTACCTGATGCGCGGGATGCCGGCGGACGCGGTGCTGACGAGCGTGGACATCGAACCGGAGAACCAGCGGCTGGCCAAGCAGGCCTACCGGGAGGCGGGTCTCGGGTCCTTCCGCACCCGCATGATCAGCGGCCCGGCCCTGGAGGTGCTGCCGAGGCTCACCGACGGCGCCTACGACATGGTCTTCTGCGACGCGGTGAAGCAGGAGTACCCCGAGTACCTGACGGCGGCGCTGCGGCTGCTGCGGCCGGGCGGGGTCGTCGCGTTCGACAACGCGCTGTGGCACCACCGGGTGGCCGATCCGCAGGTCCGCGACCCGGTCACCGAGGCGATCCGGGACGTGCACCGGATGATCGCCGACGACGAGGGGCTCGTCCCGCTGCTGCTCCCGGTCGGCGACGGCCTGCTGTGCGCCGTCAAGCGCGACTGA
- a CDS encoding DUF3117 domain-containing protein, producing MAAMKPRTGDGPLEVTKEGRGIVMRVPLEGGGRLVVELSADEAKDLGEALKDVVG from the coding sequence ATGGCGGCGATGAAGCCGCGGACGGGAGACGGTCCGCTCGAAGTGACCAAGGAGGGGCGCGGAATCGTCATGCGGGTCCCGCTCGAGGGCGGCGGCCGCCTTGTGGTCGAGCTGTCCGCAGACGAGGCCAAGGACCTCGGTGAGGCCCTGAAAGACGTCGTGGGCTGA
- a CDS encoding zf-HC2 domain-containing protein, whose protein sequence is MSCLGERLTALVDGELGHDERERALAHLAACARCRAEAATLRSLKGRLRGLGSVPEPGADDLPTDDFLTRLRALGGDAAPAGPPPGPPVPPEPHEEPAAPGRAGRSGRPARPGRPRRSSVRPARPARAAAFAGPRDTRPAGHAAALARRRYLVMGAATLVLGLGTASYAAGGREAGPTVTPEFDRFAVEHALTSGDAPVSGQDPRPLGELDARSPRSSSPGGSPGTSPGAGAPGGATPSGPVASPVASVPIHAGP, encoded by the coding sequence GTGAGTTGTCTGGGGGAACGTCTGACCGCCCTGGTCGACGGTGAGCTGGGACATGACGAGCGTGAACGCGCGCTCGCCCACCTCGCGGCGTGCGCCCGGTGCCGGGCGGAGGCCGCCACCCTGCGCAGCCTGAAGGGACGACTGCGCGGGCTCGGGAGCGTCCCCGAGCCGGGTGCCGACGACCTTCCCACCGACGATTTCCTCACCCGGCTCCGCGCCCTCGGCGGCGACGCCGCGCCCGCCGGGCCCCCGCCGGGCCCGCCCGTCCCGCCGGAACCGCACGAGGAGCCCGCGGCGCCCGGACGCGCCGGACGGTCCGGCCGTCCCGCCCGGCCCGGCCGTCCGCGCCGATCATCGGTCCGCCCGGCCCGGCCCGCCCGCGCGGCGGCGTTCGCGGGCCCGCGCGACACCCGCCCGGCCGGGCACGCCGCCGCGCTCGCCCGCCGCCGCTACCTGGTGATGGGCGCGGCGACGCTCGTGCTCGGCCTCGGCACCGCCTCGTACGCGGCCGGCGGCCGCGAGGCGGGGCCCACGGTCACCCCCGAGTTCGACCGGTTCGCCGTCGAGCACGCGCTGACCTCGGGCGACGCGCCGGTGTCCGGGCAGGACCCGCGGCCCCTCGGCGAGCTCGACGCCCGGTCGCCGCGGAGCTCGTCCCCGGGCGGCTCTCCGGGCACGTCTCCGGGCGCGGGGGCGCCCGGCGGCGCGACGCCGAGCGGGCCGGTCGCCTCCCCGGTCGCGTCCGTCCCGATCCACGCGGGGCCGTGA